In Zingiber officinale cultivar Zhangliang chromosome 9B, Zo_v1.1, whole genome shotgun sequence, the genomic window ttcctttctcttctccagcaAACAAGAAATATAACACCAGTTGCTGCCCTCTTCTAACAACAAGATCAAGCAGCCATCAACCccctatcttcttcctcttctgatattttttaggattttattggcACAACAAAATAGTCATGTTTTATCTTACCTTGCTCTCTTTGTGTTATTATTGAGCTCACCAAAACTAGACAAGGTTGTCAACGAAGAAAGTAAAGTTCTTCTTTTTTTACTCCTTCCtctctatttttctcaaaagcAATGATTTTCCAAGAATTATAAGTTATTTCTTTCTCATTTCATGAATATTCCCTGTTCAGAGGTGGGAAAAACACATTTTTTTAATGGATATTAATGGTCAAGTCTGCTCAGTCACAGCCAACTTTTTTGTTGTTTACCTTTTTAATTTGCATGTCATCATCGTCGCCACCTTCACCACGagctccatcatctatctctgcctgcGATAATTCATTTATTTAATGATGCGCCTGTTGATGTGCGATCAGCTTGTGCTATATCCGCATCTATATATACACGCTTCCTTCGATCCAAGGCGGTCTCAAGATTTCTGGATgccgtaaaaaaatttaaaaacaaagtcctttaatatatttttaaaatttttcctaacATTTTTCATTAGGATCTGGCgttataagtttaatttttttttattattaaaattaaatataaaattttaataaatatataaaatttaattttctaacttatattttgataataattttattttttattaaaaaaattactaaattatttttttcagccAGTAAATCagtctttattaattttaattttaaaatttttatttttactaaaggataaaaaatctctaattcatgTAGTTATTattgaggaagaaaaaaaaaacgaggAAGAAAAATTATCAGCTAGGGAGGAGAATGACTTTCTTGGTAGTATTATAGGTTAGGAAGAGCTTTATAAGACATATAATTGAATTGAATAGTATTGCTAatggtataataataataataataataataataataataatgtcaaTATATTTAAGGTTAATAGAATCATATAAAATTATGGAAGACAATTAATGAAGAAATAAAGATAAGTGTAAGGAAACAGAATTGATAATGAATTAATTATAAGGTGTCATTAATTATAAGGTGTCATTAAACGTAAGTTATGATAGGGAAGTAGAATCGATAGTGAATTAATTGGAACATTTTGATTAATGAATAAAATTGGGGCCCAGGCCTCGATCTCTAATGGCTCAGCTATTCATCGGAGAGGAGAGCAGGGGACTGGTTTCCGTTTGATCGGCGGATCGCAGGGGATGGTGAGCATTGCGGTGAGGGTGTACGATCCGGAGAAGGACCTGTCGGCGACGGAGGCCGTTGACCGGCTGTGCGACGGAGGCGCCACCGGCCAGGTCTCGCTCTACATGGACCTGCTCGGCGACCCTGCCTCGCGCTTCCGCCACTCCCCCGCCTACAGAATGCTGGTATTTCTGCTTAATTTTGGCAATCCAATgcgttttaattattattattattattattttatcaatGCGATGATGGTGATGGAGTAATTATTGGTGGTTTTGAATGAATTGCGATTAAGGTTGCGGAAACGAGTGGGCCAGTGAAGGAAATCGTGGGCGTCGTCCGTGGCAGCGTCAAGGTGGTCGGCTGCGGCCGGAAGATGGCTCGACAGGGAGGCATGTGGAAGAAAGGTCATGCTCCGGCGGAGGCGCGTCCCATATACACCAAGGTCGGCTACATCCTCGGCCTTCGAGTCCTTCCTTCTCACAGGTAATTTTCTTATTGGTTGGGGATTTGGCTGATTGCTTCGATTTGAATGAATGAATGCGTTTGAAAATTGAATAGGAGAATGGGAATCGCAttgaaaaaaaggtagatccgctaccttagcggcccccctagtgccggccccacggatatggagggaggttcatgcaggtacacaggccataggcgcatggcggggtaaaccccaggtcgtcagttcctgagaatcgacccctggccattacgccagagataccatgcgcccaccgtctgcgctacgccctgggggcaatgGGAATCGCATTGAAGCTGGTGGAGCAAATGGAGGAGTGGTTTTGGGAGAAGGGCGCGGAGTACGCGTACATGGCGACCACCAAGGGCAACAAGGCCTCGCTGGGTCTCTTCACCGACCGGTGCGACTATTCCAAGTTTCGGACGTCGTCCATCCTCGTACACCCCGTCTTCGCGCACCTCCTCCCCGTCCCGCTCTCAATCACCGTCCACAGAATCCAGGCTTCGGACGCGGAGCTCATCTACCGAAGCCGGTTCGCGGCCACTGAGTTCTTTCCGCGCGACATCGACACCGTCCTCGCGAACCCCCTCTCCCTCGCCACGCTCGTGGCCGTGCCCTCCGGCTGCGCCGCGGCGGAGTGGTGGCCCGGCGTGGAGGCCTTCGTGGCCGCGCAGCCGGAGTCGTGGGCCCTGGCCAGCGTTTGGGACTGCGGCGGCGTGTTTCAGCTCGAGGTGCGCGGGGCGTCGCGGCTGCGGCGAGCCGCGGCGGCGGCGACGCGGATGGCGGACAGGGCCATGCCGTGGCTACGGATCCCCTCGGTGCCGGACCTCTTCCGCCCGTTCGGGGCCTGGTTTCTCTACGGGATCGGAGGCGAGGGATCCCCGGGTaacttctggagtatgcaaactgatcgtcgaggctagtgttcgacactatctccgtaaacgatattgctccgctacagtgcttaacggattgttgcaattcgttcccaagatacaacgacgaacgtctcggaatcgtagcactccgacttccgagaccagcgaaccttttagtagacttcttggactcttgtatgcacaagatgagatgaatgcttgaggaagagaagagaggattgagtgagtattccatcatctggagggttctatttatactgtaagaagaggttgagtgtcctttgggtgagtggatgtgctccttgggctggatcgatctagatcatctattctgaagggttgtaacccttcaccaagcccacttcaatctcatccatcagatctgaggagttgtgaccctcagatccacctattgtcatcggccatcggatctggatccattgattcgatgcttcagatcaagtctcatcccaggccgtcagatcgttactctttgcgatctaacgctctagatcgcatcacaagcgataaccgtccagtcatctccctttgcccacgaggatgccgcataggtactgccacgtcaggtacgagcctgacacgtcacccgagtgccacgtaggcactgcaatgtcacctggagcataaatttaagctcctcaatgctcctcgcgaagtgcaaagtgcgcctacaaagcgcccattgcgcacgtggcgggcttacaggtgcgagcacctgctcgccctgggctaaggggtcacctgtccttttattttttgtgttaactccattaacacatcttcattaataagtagagaatacacatcgaaaatttccgatgtgggactattctcccatgtacTTTATTAATggataataaatgttattttgggctgactttaaacattaatttctcattcacccttaatcagttttgagcaaattaatagtctaaatctatctacgcgaatcgtagatttcaattttaaaGTCAATTAcaactttcaacaattgatggcttccttcctctaaatcgttttggtccatttaaggccccaatatccaataatcccccacatgaatggaaattaatgcaatgcgtgtatgcatgctgacattttacaagagtccaatcgataagtcactacatcgggagaggtagcttgtggctttgaaccttccgtagtgaaatgctatcgagtatactaggctgcgcagtgaacgtgatgtcttgaactgctcagctgttggtgtatacgtagacaataacacccacacagagatctatctcacctactttaggttctcatggttgattctgtttcggccatggataccatcttggattcatgagtgtttcattgaagcgacctgtcttcacactcacataggtgacacttctatcaagagtttcctaccatactccaccttatcaggtatagaagtcactaaaagcataagcttaacctcactacatgaggtaggacagcacaaattcatcctaggattgggatagagataaactatctaatgtgctggaccacaacttctgtaacttcgttgtcccattgaaccaagatcttgggatctccagtcaacaaggttgggttaccgctacagtcgttttagttgtagatttttaatcccattcctcttgatgagcattatacttgatctcgactcaaccccttcgttagaggatctgccaaattatctttggacttaacatagtcgattgcaatcactccattcgagatcaactgcctaatggtattatgtctacgacgtatatgtcgtgacttcccattatacatattactttgtgcccttccaatcgctgattgactatcacagtggattagtacggcagacacaggtttcacccagctaggaatatcttccaagaaattccgcagccattcagcttcctcagctgctttgtctagtgctataaactcggattccatagttgaccgagcaatgcaagtctgcttagtggatttccaagatactgctcccccaccgatcgtgaatatatatccactagtggatttggagtcttttgtatctgatatccaattagcatcacaatatccttccaacacagcgggatattttccataatgtaatccatagttcatagtatatttcaaatatctgagaactcgcatcaatgctttccaatgggtgtcatttggattactcgtaaaacgactcagtttgttgaccgtacaagcaatatccggacgtgtgcagtttgtgagatacatcaaactgcctattatccgagaatattccaactgcgatatggtctcaccatggtttttcgctaagtgttgacttagatccataggtgttttcacaagagagatcgtacgcattgaattttttcaatacagattctacataatgggattgtgttaaaactatcccttctgatgtcctgagaattttaattcccaatataacatctgcttgacccatatctttcatatcaaaatttctggtcaacattttctttgtagtcatgattacatcatgattactgcccattattagcatgtcgtctacgtatagacagacaattacatagccttcaggtgtgtttttgacataaatgcatttgtcacattcatttattctgaattcgtttgacagcattactttgtcaaatttttcgtgccattgtttaggcgcttgcttaagtccgtacaacgacttaacaagtcgacacaccttttttcATTTcagagccatgaacccttcgggttgctccatataaatttcttcttccaactcaccatttaagaacgcagtcttaacatccatttgatgtatttcaaggtcatacagtgctgcaatggctattagcactcgtatggacgtaatccttgtcaccggtgagtatgtatcgaagtaattaaggccttcctcttgcttgtaccccttggctacaagtctggccttatacttgtcaattgatccatcagctttatacttacgttttagtatccacttacaacctaatggtttattaccagaaggaaggtctactaattcccaagtatgattattcatgatagactcaatttcactattgacagcttctttccacattggagcatcgagtctagagagagcttcacttaatatttttggttccatttctgacatgaaagtcatgaaatctggcccgaacgatttctcaactctagcccgtttgctacgacgtggctcttcactttgatcgtcaatagtccttttataacagctaagttcggtaacgtcatttttgtttgaacttccgttgttatcactttcaacgtttccctttttatttgggaatacgttttcaaagaatatcgcattccgagattctatggttgttcccacatgtatatcaggaatgtctgatttgtgaactaggaaacgatatgcactattattatgggcatatccgataaatatcgcatcgaacgttttaggtccgatctttacttgctttggtttaggtacttcgacctttgccaagcacccccacattttcaggtatttgtacgatggctcgcggcctttccatagttcatatggagttttatcattttttttatgagggattctgttgagaatgtgatttgctgataatattgcttccccccacaagttttgaggtaagcctgaatttatcaacaaggcattcatcatttcttttagtatccgatttttacgttcggcaacaccgtttgattgaggtgagtaaggcgccgttgtttgatggataatgccagattctgtacaaaattcatcaaacggtgcaccatattctccacctctatcgcttcgaattattttaattcatttgtcaagttggttttcaacttctgttttataggttctgaacgcctctagggcttcgcctttacttcttaaaagaaaggcataacagaactttgtgcagtcttcgataaaagtaataaaatattttttacctcctctagcttgcacaaatttcaagtcgcatagatcactatgtattaactctagaggagtcgttgacctttccaccgaatgaaaaggtagtttcgtcatttttgcttccacgcacacttcacatttgtgtgttccgtcaatattgacgtttggtaataaatttaatttgacgagacgtttgagagtattattattcacatgtccgagtcgatcatgccataaattaaaacactcaacaacatagctggaagcatttattttattaccatcaaaatttcggagtacaggcattacaatcattttgaatagacccttttctaggtacccctttcctacgaagacaccattcttcgtaagtacaaagttgtctgactggaacactagcctaaatccggccttgaccaatgccgctccagaaactaggttcttactgatgtcgggaacatggagtacatcaatgagtgttagctcctttccggacgtcatcttcagaacaacctttccgagtccaacaattggcgacgtcgtggaattacccatatagagcttcctgccacttatcggagtatacttggagaacatcgctttatcggaacagatatgacgagttgctccagtatcaatgcttcgggttggtatccaccaagttggcttcaaatacaaccgcagtgagatccaagtcctcaagagaggttgcgacatgattcgcaacatcctttggccccttggttggcttctttgggcgtctgcagtccttggataggtgtcccgcctttccacagttgtagcaggagcctttgaacttctttgcttgagccttctttttgaactgcttcggctttttggcgttcggctcgaccaggttggacatttcgtctatagtccgcttggttcctctggagtcggataactttcgattatcctcctctattcgtagcctcaggatcaggtcttgcagctctatttccttttgcttgtgctataggtaattcttgaaatccttccatgacggagggagcttctcaattaccgcagcaactgcgaatgtctcgttcagcttcattccttcggcatccagatcatgcagtattaattgcatatcttggacttgagatgagacgctttttgagtccaccatcttgaaatccagaaaccgactgacgatgaatttcttcaatccagcattttcggtcttgtatttcttctcaagggattcccacaaagattttgccgtctccagagaacaatatacgttatataacgtgttgtccaaggcgttgagtatataattgcggcacagaaaatctccatgagaccacgcatcgctagcagccttactaccttccgtagcggctggcgtgtcttcgtgcaaaaaccgtacaaggtttagcgttgttagataaaacaacatcttctgctgccatcttttgaagtcggttccggtgaatttctccggcttttctccgtgcggaatggccgtcggaatgtcgttggaagccatatcagtttgcaggaaatatcgtttacgactgttgatccccgggtagcttctggagtatgcaaactgatcgtcgaggctagtgttcgacactatctccgtaaacgatattgctccgctacggtgcttaacgaattgttgcaattcgttcccaagatacaacgacgaacgtctcggaatcgtagcactccgacttccgagaccagcgaaccttttagtagacttcttggactcttgtatgcacaagatgagatgaatgcttgaggaagagaagagaggattgagtgagtattccatcatctggagggttctatttatactgtaaGAAGAGGTtggtgtcctttgggtgagtggatgtgttccttgggctggatcgatctagatcatctattctgaagggttgtaacccttcaccaagcccacttcaatctcatccatcagatctgaggagttgtgaccctcagatccgcctattgtcatcggccatcggatctggatccattgattcgatgcttcagatcaagtctcatcccaggccgtcagatcgttactctttgcgatctaacgctctagatcgcatcacaagcgatccatcatacctatttgatcaacgttgatcaaacggtagccatccattccctaagtcaaccgtccagtcatctccctttgcccacgaggatgccacataggtactgccacgtcaggtacaagcctgacacgtcacccgagtgccacgtaggcactgtaatgtcacctggagcataaatttaagctcctcaatgctcctcgcgaagtgcaaagtgcgcctacaaagcgcccattgctcACGCGCACGTGCgtacgtggcgggtggcgggctcacaggtgcgagcacctgctcgccctgggctaaggggtcacctgtccttttattttttgtgttaactccattaacacatctttattaataagtagagaatacacattgaaaatttccgatgtgggactattctcccatgtacTTTATTAATggataataaatgttattttgggctgactttaaacattaatttctcattcacccttaatcggttttgagcaaattaatagtctaaatctatctacgcgaatcgtagatttcaattttgaagtcaattacaactttcaacaattgatggcttccttcctctaaatcgtttttgtccatttaaggccccaatatccaacaggtTCGCGGCCACTGAGTTCTTTCCGCGCGACATCGACGTCGTCCTCGCGAACCCCCTCTCCCTCGCCACGCTCGTGGCCATGCCCTCCGGCTGCGCCGCGGCGGAGCGGTGGCTCGGCGCGGAGGCCTTCGTGGCCGCGCAGCCGGAGTCGTGGGCCCTGGCCAGCGTTTGGGACTGCGGCGGCGTGTTTTAGCTCGAGGTGCGCGGGGCGTCGCGGCTGCGGCGAGCCGCGGCGGCGGCGACGCGGATGGCGGACAGGGCCATGCCGTGGCTACGGATCCCCTCGGTGCCGGACCTCTTCCGCCCGTTCGGGGCCTGGTTTCTCTACGGGATCGGAGGCGAGGGACCGACCGCCTCGTTGATGACTGCAGCGGTGTGGAGAGAGGCGCACAACCGTGCGCGGGGGGCAGCGGCAGTGGTGGCCACTGAAGTGGCGGAGATGGTGCCGCTCCGGCAGGGGATACCGAGGTGACGGTGGGGTCCTCCATATTTATCGACCCAAGGGAATTATAAAACACCAACAACATACGTTTATAATCACTTTTGTTTTTTCCtcacatataattttttataaagattGTAATTTTCAGTCCCTTTCTTTCTGTTTCTCTTCTATGTATATATTTATACATAAAAGTATATCTCATATCTGATAGAGATGATAGTTCATAATCCATTTGTTTCCTTGGAGAGAACGGGCCCAAGTCCTTTCGATGACTTGCGGTTGAAGGACAAATGTTTCTTATTATGGTTTTGGTGGAAGAGGTGTGGAAGACAAGAATGAAAGTGACTTGTTACTTCGCTATGGTCAAAAAGCTGAGGACCGTGCGCGCCATGCCGTGCCAAGGGAGAAGTGAGCACCGAGTCAAAAGTGCATGAGCTTTTGTAGGCCACCGATAATTGAGAGAGCGCTGTTAATTATTGCAGTTGACTCGCGCGAGTTTTGCTGCACCTAAACACCACGTTTTATTGCCACGACTCTTCTCTAATTTCACATTACTGGAGTCCATCGAGCgagcattttaaaaataaaaactttaaattgGTAAAGAAAAAGCATGTTTTGATTGATTTAATCATAACTGATTTTGAATCAAGCCAATAGCAAAATCTCTTTCGAACTATATTTGATCATAAAAGTCGAATAAAGAATCACCACGGCTAATGCTCAGGCCATTTACAATATAATCTGATATGTTATTCGACAAATAAGCggcaaaagtaaaaaataatattcacaTATATAAAACTAAAAATCAAATATGAATTTATAGAAATATAGGGCAGGAAAGTTGGAGCAAAAGTGATAGGAACATAATTTGAAACTTTATACACGTAAGAAATTTTAGCCTTAATTGTCTAAGGCAAAATAACAAATTTGTATCTCAGTTGCAGTCTAGGGTGACTTTTGAACAAGAATATAAACGCTATTTTATATCTTTTTTAGTTCTTTTTCTCTGATGTCGTGCAATGGTACTTGCATCTTGTTATGAGCATGTCCTTTATTTGCCTCTCTTTAACAAGTTAAATGCCGCACTCATTCGACTAGTCTGATTTTATAGACTAACCTGAACAGAATTAAGAATTTTAAATTGGTAAAGAAAAAGCATGTTTGGATTGatttaatcttaatttattttgattcaaGCCAAAAACAAAGTCTCTGTTGAACAATATTTGACCCTAAAAACGATTAAAGAATCTCCACCGCTAATGCTCAGGCCACTTGCAATCAATGTTTTAAAAAGCGTAAAGCGCGCGAAACGCGGAGTCCAAGTTTCAAGCTTTATAAGCTTAAGCGTGCTTAGGATAATTTAAACgtaaaaaaatgttttttatttttaaattaaatttaattatcttaaacaaataaatagatcaaataatatttaaacatgataaatgataaATTTAAGGTTCATATATAAATTTCTCATATTTAGAAAGGCAAAAGTCACAAAGTTTATAATATCCATTAATTTTTGATTTTCACAATAAAAGAACATAAAAAATTAGATATTATCTAATTCAATGTCTGATTCTAATTCAATTTCTTTATCTTCAT contains:
- the LOC122023229 gene encoding probable N-acetyltransferase HLS1-like — protein: MNKIGAQASISNGSAIHRRGEQGTGFRLIGGSQGMVSIAVRVYDPEKDLSATEAVDRLCDGGATGQVSLYMDLLGDPASRFRHSPAYRMLVAETSGPVKEIVGVVRGSVKVVGCGRKMARQGGMWKKGHAPAEARPIYTKVGYILGLRVLPSHRAMGIALKLVEQMEEWFWEKGAEYAYMATTKGNKASLGLFTDRCDYSKFRTSSILVHPVFAHLLPVPLSITVHRIQASDAELIYRSRFAATEFFPRDIDTVLANPLSLATLVAVPSGCAAAEWWPGVEAFVAAQPESWALASVWDCGGVFQLEVRGASRLRRAAAAATRMADRAMPWLRIPSVPDLFRPFGAWFLYGIGGEGPTASLMTAAVWREAHNRARGAAAVVATEVAEMVPLRQGIPR